The Deinococcus wulumuqiensis R12 genome has a window encoding:
- a CDS encoding HNH endonuclease — protein MAELPLHGKRGEGKVALCDDADVAFLSQYRWHLSKNGYPRTRIPEAGTAGRVRDMHQLLTDERGQRYRDHVSGDKLDNRRSNLRACTQQENSFNRARHKNNRSGYKGVTRWKGQWRATITKDGAQLYLGLFPHPVLAAIAYNAAALALFGPFARVNVLPLVSVAEEVAADAAD, from the coding sequence ATGGCTGAGCTTCCCCTGCACGGCAAGCGGGGGGAAGGGAAGGTCGCCCTGTGCGACGACGCCGACGTGGCCTTCCTTTCCCAGTACCGCTGGCACCTGAGCAAGAACGGCTACCCCCGCACCCGGATTCCGGAAGCGGGCACGGCGGGCCGGGTGCGCGACATGCACCAGCTTCTGACCGACGAGCGCGGTCAGCGTTACCGCGATCACGTCAGCGGCGACAAGCTCGACAACCGCCGGAGCAACCTGCGGGCCTGCACCCAGCAGGAAAACTCCTTCAACCGCGCCCGGCACAAGAACAACCGCAGCGGCTACAAGGGCGTCACCCGCTGGAAAGGCCAGTGGCGGGCGACCATCACCAAAGACGGGGCGCAGCTCTACCTGGGGCTGTTCCCGCATCCGGTCCTCGCGGCCATCGCGTACAACGCGGCGGCCCTGGCGCTGTTCGGGCCGTTCGCCCGCGTGAACGTGTTGCCGCTGGTCAGCGTCGCCGAGGAGGTGGCTGCTGATGCCGCGGACTAA
- a CDS encoding Rad52/Rad22 family DNA repair protein, whose protein sequence is MKLSDIKKRLESPFPAHVVTWKPGAMNKEKTRALMMPFVDARAVMDKLDAICPDNWSFDAAEVPGAKVPTVRGTLTVLGVSRTDFGEGDPSSDAGNSYKAACSDALKRCAVHFGIGRYLYDLPKQWVEWDEHKRQPRQVPALPDWARPDHERSAGGAHLCQAIEQLRHELPEDVDAQREVYKHLKAALGAIHPPRLEASGREAESEGDSVSPALTDPASGGVSKATKQRLAQHVTRRWNLDRASRLGFVTWLAEREEVLTSTQQLTEAEAQRVLARLTAPDSAALFTQWSGGARAVA, encoded by the coding sequence GTGAAGCTGAGTGACATCAAGAAGCGTCTGGAATCGCCGTTTCCCGCCCACGTCGTGACGTGGAAGCCCGGCGCGATGAACAAAGAAAAGACCCGCGCGCTGATGATGCCCTTCGTCGACGCCCGCGCCGTCATGGACAAGCTCGACGCCATCTGCCCCGACAACTGGAGCTTTGACGCCGCCGAAGTGCCCGGCGCCAAGGTGCCCACCGTGCGCGGCACGCTGACGGTCCTCGGCGTCTCGCGCACCGACTTCGGCGAGGGGGACCCCAGCAGCGACGCCGGGAACTCGTACAAGGCGGCGTGCAGTGACGCCCTGAAGCGCTGCGCGGTCCACTTCGGCATCGGGCGCTACCTCTACGACCTGCCGAAGCAGTGGGTGGAGTGGGACGAGCACAAGCGCCAGCCCCGACAGGTCCCGGCCCTGCCCGACTGGGCGCGGCCCGACCACGAGCGCAGCGCGGGCGGCGCCCACCTGTGTCAGGCCATCGAGCAACTGCGCCACGAACTGCCCGAAGACGTGGACGCTCAGCGCGAGGTCTACAAGCACCTCAAGGCCGCGCTGGGCGCCATCCACCCGCCGCGCCTGGAGGCGTCGGGCCGGGAAGCCGAATCGGAGGGCGACTCAGTGTCGCCTGCCCTTACTGATCCGGCCAGCGGCGGCGTGAGCAAGGCGACCAAGCAGCGCCTCGCGCAGCACGTCACCCGCCGCTGGAACCTTGACCGCGCCAGTCGACTGGGCTTCGTGACGTGGCTGGCCGAGCGGGAAGAAGTCCTCACCTCCACCCAGCAGCTGACCGAGGCCGAGGCGCAGCGCGTCCTGGCGCGGCTCACCGCCCCGGATTCGGCGGCGCTGTTTACGCAGTGGAGCGGCGGCGCGAGGGCGGTGGCCTGA